One window from the genome of Ciconia boyciana chromosome 8, ASM3463844v1, whole genome shotgun sequence encodes:
- the EIF3F gene encoding eukaryotic translation initiation factor 3 subunit F, with protein MAATAPTPTPAPALPAAAPAQSPTAAPATPAGNAPPTAAPPPPATPAPPPPAAPLSAALSGPFPGGRVVRLHPVVLASIVDSFERRNEGAARVIGTLLGTVDKHSVEVTNCFSVPHNESEDEVAVDMEFAKNMYELHKKVSPSEIILGWYATGHDITEHSVLIHEYYSREAHNPIHLTVDTSLQNSRMSIKAYVSAPMGVPGKTMGVMFTPLTVKYVYYDTERIGVDLIMKTCFSPNRVIGLSSDLQQVGSASARIQDTLTMVLQYAEDVLSGKVAADNTVGRFLMDLINQVPKIPPEDFETMLNSNINDLLMVTYLANLTQSQIALNEKLLSL; from the exons ATGGCGGCGACAGCTCCCACTCCGACTCCGGCTCCGGCTCTtcccgcggccgccccggcgcAGAGCCCGACGGCAGCGCCCGCCACACCGGCGGGAAACGCTCCCCCcaccgccgcgccgcccccgcccgccaccccggcaccgccgccgccggccgcgccaCTGTCGGCCGCGCTCTCAGGCCCCTTCCCCGGCGGCCGCGTGGTGCGGCTGCACCCGGTCGTGCTCGCCTCCATCGTGGACAGCTTCGAGCGCCGCAACGAGGGCGCGGCGCGGGTCATCGGGACGCTGCTGG GGACCGTGGACAAGCACTCGGTGGAGGTCACCAACTGCTTCTCCGTCCCTCACAACGAGTCCGAGGATGAG GTGGCAGTCGATATGGAATTTGCCAAAAACATGTATGAGTTGCACAAGAAGGTGTCTCCTAGCGAGATCATCTTGGGCTG GTATGCAACAGGTCATGACATCACGGAACACTCTGTCCTGATCCACGAGTATTACAGCCGGGAAGCACACAATCCAATCCACCTCACTGTGGACACAAGTCTCCAGAATTCACGCATGAGCATTAAAGCCTACGTCAG tgccCCAATGGGAGTCCCTGGTAAAACTATGGGTGTGATGTTCACACCTCTAACAGTGAAATATGTTTATTATGATACAGAGCGGATAGGag tggaTCTTATCATGAAGACTTGTTTTAGCCCTAATCGAGTGATTGGCTTATCCAGTGACTTACAGCAGGTGGGGTCAGCATCAGCCAGGATTCAGGATACCCTGACCATGGTGCTGCAGTATGCAGAGGATGTATTG TCTGGCAAAGTGGCTGCTGACAACACCGTTGGGCGATTCCTGATGGATCTTATTAACCAGGTGCCAAAGATTCCACCAGAGGACTTTGAGACAATGTTGAACAGCAATATCAAT GACCTACTGATGGTAACCTACTTGGCAAACCTCACACAGTCACAGATTGCTCTCAATGAAAAACTTCTGAGTTTATAA